Proteins encoded in a region of the Mycolicibacterium duvalii genome:
- a CDS encoding alpha/beta hydrolase family protein produces the protein MEFDLVPDEVPQHIPDEPATPIPVPDVPGAEAGPRGLPRRVDLTLRQRAIVDSSALADLALRTSIASLLSVTMVPSVLTALRRSEARAEREHLQFYAELAAAKDPGLAFPAPTVPPRVFSRPANPVAEWVAQGNVHNLRFESSFTAVNPALRDQCARFVRNNVVHAQHWRHDDGPRPTLCLIHGFMGSAYLFNGLFFSLPWFYRSGYDVILYTLPFHGRRAEKYSPFSGHGYFAHGFAGFCEAMAQAVHDFRSLLDYLEFTGVDRLALTGMSLGGYTSALIASVDDRIDAVIPNVPVVTPDRTVDEWFPANKLVALRERIAGTDTALSDAATMYSSPLNYAPLPAKERRLIIAGLGDRLAPPEQAELLWKHWDRCAFHWFPGNHVLHVSQPDYLRRMTRFLAPFMFD, from the coding sequence GTGGAGTTCGACCTGGTGCCCGACGAGGTGCCCCAGCACATTCCCGACGAACCGGCGACACCCATCCCGGTGCCCGATGTGCCCGGCGCCGAGGCCGGGCCGCGGGGGCTGCCCCGCCGGGTCGATCTGACGCTGCGACAGCGCGCCATCGTCGACTCGTCGGCCCTGGCCGACCTGGCGTTGCGCACTTCGATCGCGTCGCTGCTGTCGGTGACGATGGTGCCGTCGGTGCTCACCGCGTTGCGCCGCTCCGAGGCGCGCGCCGAGCGTGAGCACTTGCAGTTCTATGCCGAGCTGGCGGCGGCCAAGGACCCTGGCCTGGCGTTCCCCGCACCCACCGTGCCGCCGCGGGTGTTCTCGCGGCCGGCCAACCCGGTCGCGGAGTGGGTGGCCCAGGGCAACGTGCACAACCTGCGCTTCGAGAGCAGCTTCACCGCGGTCAATCCGGCGCTGCGCGATCAGTGTGCACGCTTTGTGCGCAACAACGTCGTGCATGCCCAGCACTGGCGCCACGACGACGGGCCGCGGCCGACTCTGTGCCTGATCCACGGGTTCATGGGATCGGCGTATCTGTTCAACGGGCTGTTCTTCTCGCTGCCGTGGTTCTACCGGTCCGGCTACGACGTGATCCTCTACACGCTGCCGTTCCACGGTCGGCGCGCCGAGAAGTATTCCCCCTTCTCCGGGCATGGTTACTTCGCGCACGGTTTCGCCGGCTTCTGCGAGGCGATGGCCCAGGCGGTGCACGACTTCCGTTCGCTGCTGGACTATCTCGAGTTCACCGGGGTGGATCGCCTTGCGCTGACCGGCATGTCGCTGGGTGGATACACCTCGGCGCTGATCGCCAGCGTCGACGACCGGATCGATGCCGTCATCCCGAACGTCCCGGTGGTGACGCCGGACCGCACCGTCGACGAGTGGTTCCCGGCCAACAAGCTGGTGGCACTGCGCGAGCGGATCGCCGGAACCGACACGGCGCTGTCCGACGCGGCGACGATGTACTCCTCGCCGCTGAATTACGCCCCGCTACCGGCCAAGGAGCGTCGCCTGATCATCGCGGGCCTCGGTGACCGGCTGGCTCCTCCCGAGCAGGCCGAGTTGCTCTGGAAACACTGGGATCGCTGCGCGTTCCACTGGTTTCCGGGCAACCATGTGCTGCACGTCAGCCAGCCGGACTATCTGCGCCGGATGACGCGGTTCCTGGCGCCGTTCATGTTCGACTGA
- a CDS encoding trans-aconitate 2-methyltransferase has protein sequence MWDPDTYLAFADQRARPFGDLLSRVGARVPRRVVDLGCGPGNLTQILSRRWPGAVIEGWDSSPEMVAAARERGVPARVGDVRRWSPQPDTDVVVSNATLHWVPEHPELLVRWAAGLRSGSWLAVQVPGNFDAPSHRSVRAVARGSYFSKLLPDNVLLGSDAVLPAAGYAALLTDAGCLVDAWETTYVHLLTGADAALDWMTGTALGPVRDHLHDEDWARFRAELTPLLDAAYPRHADGTTFFPFRRVFVVARVR, from the coding sequence GTGTGGGACCCCGACACCTACCTCGCCTTCGCCGACCAGCGTGCCCGGCCATTCGGCGACCTGTTGTCGCGGGTCGGTGCGCGAGTTCCGCGGCGCGTCGTCGATCTCGGTTGCGGTCCGGGAAATCTCACCCAGATCCTGAGCAGACGGTGGCCCGGCGCGGTCATCGAGGGCTGGGACTCGTCGCCGGAGATGGTGGCCGCCGCCCGCGAACGAGGGGTGCCGGCCCGGGTTGGAGATGTCCGTCGGTGGTCGCCGCAGCCCGATACCGACGTGGTGGTCAGCAACGCGACTCTGCACTGGGTGCCCGAGCACCCCGAACTGCTGGTGCGCTGGGCGGCCGGGCTTCGCAGCGGAAGCTGGCTCGCCGTTCAGGTACCCGGTAACTTCGACGCACCGTCTCATCGCAGCGTCCGGGCGGTGGCCCGCGGGTCGTACTTCTCGAAGCTGTTGCCCGACAATGTCCTTCTGGGCTCCGACGCGGTGCTGCCGGCGGCCGGATACGCCGCGCTGCTGACCGACGCGGGATGCCTGGTCGACGCATGGGAGACCACCTACGTCCACCTGCTCACCGGAGCTGACGCGGCGCTGGACTGGATGACCGGCACCGCGTTAGGGCCGGTGCGGGACCATCTCCACGACGAGGATTGGGCACGGTTCCGTGCTGAATTGACGCCGCTGTTGGACGCGGCCTATCCGCGGCACGCCGACGGGACGACCTTTTTTCCGTTCCGGCGCGTGTTCGTGGTGGCCCGGGTGCGTTGA